In a single window of the Elaeis guineensis isolate ETL-2024a chromosome 6, EG11, whole genome shotgun sequence genome:
- the LOC140858837 gene encoding uncharacterized protein has translation MTHTHQDGTFVRDESRDLYERATSLIAERDDESAASTQQSRIEAEVFIELMGPERYGRVRGYGVGVTPTQLSEVSRYTQHAAADAQDSRIRRLETEIQEIRQSHAAEMEEMRQSRAEMQAMRGQIDRLTSLLEIYGPSQVYV, from the exons atgactcatactcatcaggatggtacttttgttcgagatgagtcgagagatttatat gagagggctacatctctcattgcggagcgtgacgacgagtccgcagcatctacgcagcagagccgtatcgaggccgaggtgttcatagagttgatgggaccagagcgctacggccgagtgaggggttatggagtaggagtcacccccactcagttatctgaggttagtagatatacgcagcatgctgcagcagatgctcaggattcacgcatccgcagactcgagacggagatacaggagattagacagagtcatgccgctgagatggaggagatgcgacagagccgtgccgagatgcaggccatgaggggacagattgatcggcttacatctttattagagatatatggcccatctcag gtttatgtttga